In the genome of Caldisphaera lagunensis DSM 15908, the window TCCATGATATTCTGCATATAATACATTAAAATAAACCTCATTATAGCCTGCTTTTTTAAGTTCTTTAGTTATTGATGCCTTAATATCATCATGCAATATACCAGCTACGTTTTCTATTACAAAAAATCTTGGTCTCATCTCATTTATTAGTCTAATAGCATGTAAATATAGCTGGCCTATAGGATCACAGTAAAGCCTGTCTATAGGAACTTCTTTTCTTTTTTTATTAGTTGGAGTAAATGGTTCACAAGGAGGGGAGGCAATTATTACGTCAAAATCATTTCTTTGATATCCAAATGATTTAAATACATTATAATCAATTTCTTTTGCATCATCAGCTATAAGCATCGTTTCAGGAAAATTTGCTTTATATGTTTTTGCAACTGGGGGATCATTTTCGATTGAAACTAATATATTAAATCCGGCCTCCTTAAATCCTCTTGAAAAGCCCCCTCCTCCTGAAAAAATATCAAGAACCGAAAACTTTGTTTTCATCCTGTTTTATTTCCTCCTCTAATAATGAAATCCTCCTTTTTAATATATCAATA includes:
- a CDS encoding DNA cytosine methyltransferase, whose protein sequence is MKTKFSVLDIFSGGGGFSRGFKEAGFNILVSIENDPPVAKTYKANFPETMLIADDAKEIDYNVFKSFGYQRNDFDVIIASPPCEPFTPTNKKRKEVPIDRLYCDPIGQLYLHAIRLINEMRPRFFVIENVAGILHDDIKASITKELKKAGYNEVYFNVLYAEYHGVPSIRTRVFVSNLYLNLKKQKIISVEEALKDLPNPGTYYPPNHEEPQPLTKKLRKRVSSAKWGRAMIEFEGAENKRFRNFIRLNPYRPAPTIMGSSRFIHPFEDRLLTVREQARLMGFPDYHVFLGGRDSQYNMVGEAVPPPLAKEIANYIINYLKE